In a genomic window of Amphiprion ocellaris isolate individual 3 ecotype Okinawa chromosome 11, ASM2253959v1, whole genome shotgun sequence:
- the LOC111564160 gene encoding phospholipid-transporting ATPase IH-like isoform X2 produces the protein MDFTLLRNIISRYCVGEENWVDSRTVYIGHKEPPPGAEAYIPQRYPDNRIVSSKYTFWNFIPKNLFEQFRRIANFYFLVIFLVQLIIDTPTSPVTSGLPLFFVITVTAIKQGYEDWLRHKADCSINECPVDVVQQGKVVRTQSHKLRVGDIVVVREDETFPCDLILLSSSRHDGTCYVTTASLDGESSHKTYYAVPDTMAFRTEQEVDSLHATIECEQPQPDLYKFVGRINIYKDKEEPVARPLGAENLLLRGATLKNTQHIYAVAVYTGMETKMALNYQSKSQKRSAVEKSMNAFLIVYLCILISKAVINTVLKYAWQWSPDRDEPWYNHRTENERQRHVVIRAFTDFLAFMVLFNYIIPVSMYVTVEMQKFLGSYFITWDEEMFDEELGEGAQVNTSDLNEELGQVEYVFTDKTGTLTENNMEFIECCVDGNVYIPHAICNGQILSAASSIDMIDSSPGGYRREHEDLFFRALCLCHTVQVKEEETVDGIKRGIHQGRPTSFYISSSPDEVALVEGMKRLGYTYLRLRDNYMEILNKDDEIERFELLHVLNFDSVRRRMSVIVKSSSGDYLLFCKGADSSIFPRVVSGKVEQVKARVEQNAVEGLRTLCVAYRRLSESEYAEACHHLTEAKLALQDREQRLAQAYDIIERDFVLLGATAVEDRLQEKAADTIESLHKAGMKVWVLTGDKMETAAATCYASKLFRRSTQILELTKKRTEEQSLHDVLFELNRTVLRQRSISGLSVDCLDFGLIIDGATLSAVLKPNQESAGHGNYREIFLEICRNCSAVLCCRMAPLQKAQIVKLIKASKEHPITLAIGDGANDVSMILEAHVGIGIMGKEGRQAARNSDYAIPKFKHLKKMLLVHGHYYYIRIAELVQYFFYKNVCFIFPQFLYQFFCGFSQQPLYDTAYLTLYNISFTSLPILLYSLVEQHVTMETLKREPSLYRDIAKNSLLRWPVFLYWTCLGVFDAVIFFFGAYFLFDNTTFTSNGQMFGNWTFGTLVFTVLVFTVTLKLALDTHHWTWINHFVIWGSLLFYVIFSLLWGGIIWPFLNYQRMYYVFMQMLSSGPAWLSIILLITVSLLPDVIKKVLCRAMCPTATERAQDEEKLLPGSAAELSPLSFRRSCKGMSTDSSHLHLSAVDTLSLRRSDPLPHKLLAHLAEGGGADLCSLSPCMFRLSGAGFAYYAPGPETSV, from the exons TGTGTGGGGGAGGAGAACTGGGTGGACAGTCGGACGGTGTATATCGGACATAAAGAACCCCCTCCGGGAGCTGAGGCCTACATCCCTCAGCGTTATCCCGACAACCGCATTGTCTCCTCCAAG TACACCTTCTGGAACTTCATTCCCAAGAACCTGTTTGAGCAATTCAGGAGAATCGCTAACTTCTACTTCTTGGTCATATTTTTGGTCCAG CTTATCATCGACACCCCCACCAGCCCAGTCACCAGTGGCCTGCCCCTCTTCTTTGTTATCACTGTCACCGCCATAAAACAG GGCTACGAGGACTGGCTCAGACACAAAGCTGACTGCTCTATAAACGAGTGTCCGGTGGACGTGGTGCAGCAGGGGAAGGTGGTGAGGACACAGAGTCACAAGCTACGG GTGGGGGACATCGTGGTGGTGAGGGAGGACGAGACGTTCCCCTGCGACCTCATCCTTCTGTCCTCCAGCCGCCATGACGGGACCTGCTACGTCACCACCGCCAGCCTGGACGGGGAGTCCAGTCACAAG ACCTATTATGCTGTACCAGATACCATGGCCTTTagaacagagcaggaggtgGATTCACTACATGCCACTATTGAATGTGAACAACCACAGCCCGACCTCTACAA ATTTGTGGGACGCATCAACATTTACAAGGACAAAGAGGAGCCTGTAGCGAG ACCACTTGGGGCTGAAAACTTGCTTCTTAGAGGAGCCACACTGAAGAACACACAGCATATTTATG CTGTTGCAGTCTACACTGGCATGGAGACCAAGATGGCACTAAATTACCAGTCTAAATCTCAGAAGCGCTCTGCTGTAGAAAA GTCCATGAACGCCTTTCTGATTGTCTATCTGTGCATCCTGATCAGTAAAGCGGTCATCAACACTGTTCTGAAATACGCCTGGCAGTGGTCTCCTGACCGAGACGAACCCTGGTACAACCACAGGACCGAGAACGAACGTCAGCGACATGTG GTGATCCGAGCATTCACAGACTTCCTGGCCTTCATGGTCTTGTTTAATTACATCATCCCAGTGTCTATGTACGTAACGGTGGAGATGCAGAAATTTCTCGGCTCCTATTTCATCACCTGGGATGAGGAGATGTTTGACGAGGAGCTGGGAGAGGGCGCTCAGGTGAACACCTCCGACCTGAACGAAGAGCTGGGACAG GTGGAGTATGTGTTTACTGATAAGACCGGCACGCTGACGGAGAACAACATGGAGTTTATCGAATGCTGCGTGGATGGGAACGTCTACATCCCACATGCAATCTGCAACGGCCAAATCCTCAGCGCTGCCTCCAGCATAGACATGATTGATTCCTCACCTGGAGGATACAGGAGG GAACACGAGGATCTGTTTTTCCGGGCGCTGTGTCTGTGCCACACGGTGcaggtgaaggaggaggagactgTGGACGGCATCAAGAGAGGCATCCATCAGGGCAGGCCCACCTCCTTCTACATCTCCTCCTCGCCGGATGAGGTGGCTTTGGTCGAGGGAATGAAAAG GCTGGGTTACACCTACCTGAGACTGAGAGACAACTACATGGAGATCCTGAACAAAGACGACGAGATCGAAAG GTTTGAGCTGCTCCATGTCCTGAACTTTGACTCTGTCAGGAGGAGAATGAGTGTCATAGTCAAGTCAAGCTCAG GAGACTACCTGCTGTTCTGTAAGGGGGCAGACTCCTCCATTTTTCCACGGGTGGTGTCTGGAAAGGTGGAACAAGTAAAAGCCCGGGTGGAACAGAATGCTGTA GAGGGGCTGCGGACTCTGTGCGTCGCCTATCGAAGGTTGTCGGAGTCCGAATATGCAGAAGCGTGTCATCACCTGACGGAAGCCAAGCTGGCCCTGCAGGACAGGGAGCAGAGGCTGGCGCAGGCCTATGACATCATCGAGAGGGATTTTGTCCTTTTAGGCGCCACAGCGGTGGAGGACAG GCTGCAGGAGAAAGCTGCAGACACCATCGAGTCGCTGCACAAGGCCGGGATGAAAGTCTGGGTCCTGACAGGGGACAAGATGGAGACGGCGGCGGCGACCTGCTACGCCAGCAAGCTGTTCCGTCGCAGCACCCAGATCCTGGAGCTGACCAAGAAacgaacagaggagcagagtcTGCACGATGTTCTGTTCGAACTAAACAGGACTGTTCTCAGACAACGCTCGATTTCTGG GTTGTCGGTAGACTGCCTCGACTTCGGTCTCATAATCGACGGGGCGACTCTTTCTGCAGTGTTAAAGCCCAACCAGGAGAGCGCCGGTCACGGCAACTACAGAGAGATCTTTCTAGAGATCTGTCGCAACTGCAGCGCCGTGCTCTGCTGCCGCATGGCGCCGCTGCAGAAAGCACAG ATTGTGAAGCTAATAAAAGCTTCCAAGGAGCACCCCATAACCCTCGCCATCGGTGATGGAGCTAATGATGTCAGTATGATCTTGGAAGCACACGTGGGCATTG GCATCATGGGGAAAGAAGGCCGACAGGCAGCAAGAAATAGCGACTATGCCATCCCAAAGTTTAAACACTTGAAGAAGATGCTACTTGTTCACGGCCACTACTACTACATCCGAATTGCTGAGCTTGTTCAGTACTTCTTCTACAAG AATGTATGCTTCATCTTTCCTCAGTTCCTGTATCAATTCTTCTGCGGGTTTTCCCAGCAG CCGCTGTACGACACCGCGTATCTGACGCTGTACAACATCAGCTTCACGTCCCTCCCCATCCTCCTGTACAGCCTGGTTGAGCAGCACGTCACCATGGAGACGCTGAAGAGGGAGCCCTCCTTGTACAG gGACATTGCGAAGAACTCCCTCCTCCGCTGGCCTGTCTTCCTCTACTGGACGTGTCTGGGTGTGTTTGACGCTGTTATCTTCTTCTTTGGTGCCTATTTCCTCTTTGACAACACCACATTCACCAGCAACGGCCAG ATGTTTGGAAACTGGACGTTTGGGACTCTCGTCTTTACTGTGCTGGTGTTCACTGTTACGCTCAAG cTTGCCTTGGATACACACCACTGGACCTGGATCAATCACTTTGTCATCTGGGGCTCACTACTTTTCTATgttattttctctcttctctgggGCGGCATCATTTG GCCCTTCCTGAACTACCAGAGGATGTACTACGTGTTTATGCAGATGCTGTCCAGCGGCCCGGCCTGGCTCAGCATCATCCTCCTTATTACAGTCAGCTTGCTGCCAGATGTCATCAAGAAGGTCCTCTGCAGGGCCATGTGTCCCACAGCCACCGAGCGTGCACAG GATGAAGAGAAGCTGTTGCCGGGCAGCGCAGCAGAGCTGAGTCCACTGTCCTTTCGTCGATCCTGCAAAGGCATGAGCACGGACTCGTCTCACCTCCACCTGAGCGCCGTGGACACGCTGTCGCTCCGCAGGTCTGACCCTCTTCCTCACAAACTGCTGGCCCACCTGGCTGAAGGCGGAGGGGCGGACTTGTGCTCCCTCAGCCCCTGCATGTTCCGTCTCTCAGGGGCAGGATTCGCCTACTACGCTCCAGGGCCGGAGACCTCGGTGTGA
- the LOC111564160 gene encoding phospholipid-transporting ATPase IH-like isoform X1 — MDFTLLRNIISRYCVGEENWVDSRTVYIGHKEPPPGAEAYIPQRYPDNRIVSSKYTFWNFIPKNLFEQFRRIANFYFLVIFLVQLIIDTPTSPVTSGLPLFFVITVTAIKQGYEDWLRHKADCSINECPVDVVQQGKVVRTQSHKLRVGDIVVVREDETFPCDLILLSSSRHDGTCYVTTASLDGESSHKTYYAVPDTMAFRTEQEVDSLHATIECEQPQPDLYKFVGRINIYKDKEEPVARPLGAENLLLRGATLKNTQHIYAVAVYTGMETKMALNYQSKSQKRSAVEKSMNAFLIVYLCILISKAVINTVLKYAWQWSPDRDEPWYNHRTENERQRHVVIRAFTDFLAFMVLFNYIIPVSMYVTVEMQKFLGSYFITWDEEMFDEELGEGAQVNTSDLNEELGQVEYVFTDKTGTLTENNMEFIECCVDGNVYIPHAICNGQILSAASSIDMIDSSPGGYRREHEDLFFRALCLCHTVQVKEEETVDGIKRGIHQGRPTSFYISSSPDEVALVEGMKRLGYTYLRLRDNYMEILNKDDEIERFELLHVLNFDSVRRRMSVIVKSSSGDYLLFCKGADSSIFPRVVSGKVEQVKARVEQNAVEGLRTLCVAYRRLSESEYAEACHHLTEAKLALQDREQRLAQAYDIIERDFVLLGATAVEDRLQEKAADTIESLHKAGMKVWVLTGDKMETAAATCYASKLFRRSTQILELTKKRTEEQSLHDVLFELNRTVLRQRSISGLSVDCLDFGLIIDGATLSAVLKPNQESAGHGNYREIFLEICRNCSAVLCCRMAPLQKAQIVKLIKASKEHPITLAIGDGANDVSMILEAHVGIGIMGKEGRQAARNSDYAIPKFKHLKKMLLVHGHYYYIRIAELVQYFFYKNVCFIFPQFLYQFFCGFSQQPLYDTAYLTLYNISFTSLPILLYSLVEQHVTMETLKREPSLYRDIAKNSLLRWPVFLYWTCLGVFDAVIFFFGAYFLFDNTTFTSNGQLMTTNTQMMFGNWTFGTLVFTVLVFTVTLKLALDTHHWTWINHFVIWGSLLFYVIFSLLWGGIIWPFLNYQRMYYVFMQMLSSGPAWLSIILLITVSLLPDVIKKVLCRAMCPTATERAQDEEKLLPGSAAELSPLSFRRSCKGMSTDSSHLHLSAVDTLSLRRSDPLPHKLLAHLAEGGGADLCSLSPCMFRLSGAGFAYYAPGPETSV; from the exons TGTGTGGGGGAGGAGAACTGGGTGGACAGTCGGACGGTGTATATCGGACATAAAGAACCCCCTCCGGGAGCTGAGGCCTACATCCCTCAGCGTTATCCCGACAACCGCATTGTCTCCTCCAAG TACACCTTCTGGAACTTCATTCCCAAGAACCTGTTTGAGCAATTCAGGAGAATCGCTAACTTCTACTTCTTGGTCATATTTTTGGTCCAG CTTATCATCGACACCCCCACCAGCCCAGTCACCAGTGGCCTGCCCCTCTTCTTTGTTATCACTGTCACCGCCATAAAACAG GGCTACGAGGACTGGCTCAGACACAAAGCTGACTGCTCTATAAACGAGTGTCCGGTGGACGTGGTGCAGCAGGGGAAGGTGGTGAGGACACAGAGTCACAAGCTACGG GTGGGGGACATCGTGGTGGTGAGGGAGGACGAGACGTTCCCCTGCGACCTCATCCTTCTGTCCTCCAGCCGCCATGACGGGACCTGCTACGTCACCACCGCCAGCCTGGACGGGGAGTCCAGTCACAAG ACCTATTATGCTGTACCAGATACCATGGCCTTTagaacagagcaggaggtgGATTCACTACATGCCACTATTGAATGTGAACAACCACAGCCCGACCTCTACAA ATTTGTGGGACGCATCAACATTTACAAGGACAAAGAGGAGCCTGTAGCGAG ACCACTTGGGGCTGAAAACTTGCTTCTTAGAGGAGCCACACTGAAGAACACACAGCATATTTATG CTGTTGCAGTCTACACTGGCATGGAGACCAAGATGGCACTAAATTACCAGTCTAAATCTCAGAAGCGCTCTGCTGTAGAAAA GTCCATGAACGCCTTTCTGATTGTCTATCTGTGCATCCTGATCAGTAAAGCGGTCATCAACACTGTTCTGAAATACGCCTGGCAGTGGTCTCCTGACCGAGACGAACCCTGGTACAACCACAGGACCGAGAACGAACGTCAGCGACATGTG GTGATCCGAGCATTCACAGACTTCCTGGCCTTCATGGTCTTGTTTAATTACATCATCCCAGTGTCTATGTACGTAACGGTGGAGATGCAGAAATTTCTCGGCTCCTATTTCATCACCTGGGATGAGGAGATGTTTGACGAGGAGCTGGGAGAGGGCGCTCAGGTGAACACCTCCGACCTGAACGAAGAGCTGGGACAG GTGGAGTATGTGTTTACTGATAAGACCGGCACGCTGACGGAGAACAACATGGAGTTTATCGAATGCTGCGTGGATGGGAACGTCTACATCCCACATGCAATCTGCAACGGCCAAATCCTCAGCGCTGCCTCCAGCATAGACATGATTGATTCCTCACCTGGAGGATACAGGAGG GAACACGAGGATCTGTTTTTCCGGGCGCTGTGTCTGTGCCACACGGTGcaggtgaaggaggaggagactgTGGACGGCATCAAGAGAGGCATCCATCAGGGCAGGCCCACCTCCTTCTACATCTCCTCCTCGCCGGATGAGGTGGCTTTGGTCGAGGGAATGAAAAG GCTGGGTTACACCTACCTGAGACTGAGAGACAACTACATGGAGATCCTGAACAAAGACGACGAGATCGAAAG GTTTGAGCTGCTCCATGTCCTGAACTTTGACTCTGTCAGGAGGAGAATGAGTGTCATAGTCAAGTCAAGCTCAG GAGACTACCTGCTGTTCTGTAAGGGGGCAGACTCCTCCATTTTTCCACGGGTGGTGTCTGGAAAGGTGGAACAAGTAAAAGCCCGGGTGGAACAGAATGCTGTA GAGGGGCTGCGGACTCTGTGCGTCGCCTATCGAAGGTTGTCGGAGTCCGAATATGCAGAAGCGTGTCATCACCTGACGGAAGCCAAGCTGGCCCTGCAGGACAGGGAGCAGAGGCTGGCGCAGGCCTATGACATCATCGAGAGGGATTTTGTCCTTTTAGGCGCCACAGCGGTGGAGGACAG GCTGCAGGAGAAAGCTGCAGACACCATCGAGTCGCTGCACAAGGCCGGGATGAAAGTCTGGGTCCTGACAGGGGACAAGATGGAGACGGCGGCGGCGACCTGCTACGCCAGCAAGCTGTTCCGTCGCAGCACCCAGATCCTGGAGCTGACCAAGAAacgaacagaggagcagagtcTGCACGATGTTCTGTTCGAACTAAACAGGACTGTTCTCAGACAACGCTCGATTTCTGG GTTGTCGGTAGACTGCCTCGACTTCGGTCTCATAATCGACGGGGCGACTCTTTCTGCAGTGTTAAAGCCCAACCAGGAGAGCGCCGGTCACGGCAACTACAGAGAGATCTTTCTAGAGATCTGTCGCAACTGCAGCGCCGTGCTCTGCTGCCGCATGGCGCCGCTGCAGAAAGCACAG ATTGTGAAGCTAATAAAAGCTTCCAAGGAGCACCCCATAACCCTCGCCATCGGTGATGGAGCTAATGATGTCAGTATGATCTTGGAAGCACACGTGGGCATTG GCATCATGGGGAAAGAAGGCCGACAGGCAGCAAGAAATAGCGACTATGCCATCCCAAAGTTTAAACACTTGAAGAAGATGCTACTTGTTCACGGCCACTACTACTACATCCGAATTGCTGAGCTTGTTCAGTACTTCTTCTACAAG AATGTATGCTTCATCTTTCCTCAGTTCCTGTATCAATTCTTCTGCGGGTTTTCCCAGCAG CCGCTGTACGACACCGCGTATCTGACGCTGTACAACATCAGCTTCACGTCCCTCCCCATCCTCCTGTACAGCCTGGTTGAGCAGCACGTCACCATGGAGACGCTGAAGAGGGAGCCCTCCTTGTACAG gGACATTGCGAAGAACTCCCTCCTCCGCTGGCCTGTCTTCCTCTACTGGACGTGTCTGGGTGTGTTTGACGCTGTTATCTTCTTCTTTGGTGCCTATTTCCTCTTTGACAACACCACATTCACCAGCAACGGCCAG ctTATGACCACCAACACACAGATG ATGTTTGGAAACTGGACGTTTGGGACTCTCGTCTTTACTGTGCTGGTGTTCACTGTTACGCTCAAG cTTGCCTTGGATACACACCACTGGACCTGGATCAATCACTTTGTCATCTGGGGCTCACTACTTTTCTATgttattttctctcttctctgggGCGGCATCATTTG GCCCTTCCTGAACTACCAGAGGATGTACTACGTGTTTATGCAGATGCTGTCCAGCGGCCCGGCCTGGCTCAGCATCATCCTCCTTATTACAGTCAGCTTGCTGCCAGATGTCATCAAGAAGGTCCTCTGCAGGGCCATGTGTCCCACAGCCACCGAGCGTGCACAG GATGAAGAGAAGCTGTTGCCGGGCAGCGCAGCAGAGCTGAGTCCACTGTCCTTTCGTCGATCCTGCAAAGGCATGAGCACGGACTCGTCTCACCTCCACCTGAGCGCCGTGGACACGCTGTCGCTCCGCAGGTCTGACCCTCTTCCTCACAAACTGCTGGCCCACCTGGCTGAAGGCGGAGGGGCGGACTTGTGCTCCCTCAGCCCCTGCATGTTCCGTCTCTCAGGGGCAGGATTCGCCTACTACGCTCCAGGGCCGGAGACCTCGGTGTGA
- the LOC111564160 gene encoding phospholipid-transporting ATPase IH-like isoform X3: MDFTLLRNIISRYCVGEENWVDSRTVYIGHKEPPPGAEAYIPQRYPDNRIVSSKYTFWNFIPKNLFEQFRRIANFYFLVIFLVQLIIDTPTSPVTSGLPLFFVITVTAIKQVGDIVVVREDETFPCDLILLSSSRHDGTCYVTTASLDGESSHKTYYAVPDTMAFRTEQEVDSLHATIECEQPQPDLYKFVGRINIYKDKEEPVARPLGAENLLLRGATLKNTQHIYAVAVYTGMETKMALNYQSKSQKRSAVEKSMNAFLIVYLCILISKAVINTVLKYAWQWSPDRDEPWYNHRTENERQRHVVIRAFTDFLAFMVLFNYIIPVSMYVTVEMQKFLGSYFITWDEEMFDEELGEGAQVNTSDLNEELGQVEYVFTDKTGTLTENNMEFIECCVDGNVYIPHAICNGQILSAASSIDMIDSSPGGYRREHEDLFFRALCLCHTVQVKEEETVDGIKRGIHQGRPTSFYISSSPDEVALVEGMKRLGYTYLRLRDNYMEILNKDDEIERFELLHVLNFDSVRRRMSVIVKSSSGDYLLFCKGADSSIFPRVVSGKVEQVKARVEQNAVEGLRTLCVAYRRLSESEYAEACHHLTEAKLALQDREQRLAQAYDIIERDFVLLGATAVEDRLQEKAADTIESLHKAGMKVWVLTGDKMETAAATCYASKLFRRSTQILELTKKRTEEQSLHDVLFELNRTVLRQRSISGLSVDCLDFGLIIDGATLSAVLKPNQESAGHGNYREIFLEICRNCSAVLCCRMAPLQKAQIVKLIKASKEHPITLAIGDGANDVSMILEAHVGIGIMGKEGRQAARNSDYAIPKFKHLKKMLLVHGHYYYIRIAELVQYFFYKNVCFIFPQFLYQFFCGFSQQPLYDTAYLTLYNISFTSLPILLYSLVEQHVTMETLKREPSLYRDIAKNSLLRWPVFLYWTCLGVFDAVIFFFGAYFLFDNTTFTSNGQLMTTNTQMMFGNWTFGTLVFTVLVFTVTLKLALDTHHWTWINHFVIWGSLLFYVIFSLLWGGIIWPFLNYQRMYYVFMQMLSSGPAWLSIILLITVSLLPDVIKKVLCRAMCPTATERAQDEEKLLPGSAAELSPLSFRRSCKGMSTDSSHLHLSAVDTLSLRRSDPLPHKLLAHLAEGGGADLCSLSPCMFRLSGAGFAYYAPGPETSV; the protein is encoded by the exons TGTGTGGGGGAGGAGAACTGGGTGGACAGTCGGACGGTGTATATCGGACATAAAGAACCCCCTCCGGGAGCTGAGGCCTACATCCCTCAGCGTTATCCCGACAACCGCATTGTCTCCTCCAAG TACACCTTCTGGAACTTCATTCCCAAGAACCTGTTTGAGCAATTCAGGAGAATCGCTAACTTCTACTTCTTGGTCATATTTTTGGTCCAG CTTATCATCGACACCCCCACCAGCCCAGTCACCAGTGGCCTGCCCCTCTTCTTTGTTATCACTGTCACCGCCATAAAACAG GTGGGGGACATCGTGGTGGTGAGGGAGGACGAGACGTTCCCCTGCGACCTCATCCTTCTGTCCTCCAGCCGCCATGACGGGACCTGCTACGTCACCACCGCCAGCCTGGACGGGGAGTCCAGTCACAAG ACCTATTATGCTGTACCAGATACCATGGCCTTTagaacagagcaggaggtgGATTCACTACATGCCACTATTGAATGTGAACAACCACAGCCCGACCTCTACAA ATTTGTGGGACGCATCAACATTTACAAGGACAAAGAGGAGCCTGTAGCGAG ACCACTTGGGGCTGAAAACTTGCTTCTTAGAGGAGCCACACTGAAGAACACACAGCATATTTATG CTGTTGCAGTCTACACTGGCATGGAGACCAAGATGGCACTAAATTACCAGTCTAAATCTCAGAAGCGCTCTGCTGTAGAAAA GTCCATGAACGCCTTTCTGATTGTCTATCTGTGCATCCTGATCAGTAAAGCGGTCATCAACACTGTTCTGAAATACGCCTGGCAGTGGTCTCCTGACCGAGACGAACCCTGGTACAACCACAGGACCGAGAACGAACGTCAGCGACATGTG GTGATCCGAGCATTCACAGACTTCCTGGCCTTCATGGTCTTGTTTAATTACATCATCCCAGTGTCTATGTACGTAACGGTGGAGATGCAGAAATTTCTCGGCTCCTATTTCATCACCTGGGATGAGGAGATGTTTGACGAGGAGCTGGGAGAGGGCGCTCAGGTGAACACCTCCGACCTGAACGAAGAGCTGGGACAG GTGGAGTATGTGTTTACTGATAAGACCGGCACGCTGACGGAGAACAACATGGAGTTTATCGAATGCTGCGTGGATGGGAACGTCTACATCCCACATGCAATCTGCAACGGCCAAATCCTCAGCGCTGCCTCCAGCATAGACATGATTGATTCCTCACCTGGAGGATACAGGAGG GAACACGAGGATCTGTTTTTCCGGGCGCTGTGTCTGTGCCACACGGTGcaggtgaaggaggaggagactgTGGACGGCATCAAGAGAGGCATCCATCAGGGCAGGCCCACCTCCTTCTACATCTCCTCCTCGCCGGATGAGGTGGCTTTGGTCGAGGGAATGAAAAG GCTGGGTTACACCTACCTGAGACTGAGAGACAACTACATGGAGATCCTGAACAAAGACGACGAGATCGAAAG GTTTGAGCTGCTCCATGTCCTGAACTTTGACTCTGTCAGGAGGAGAATGAGTGTCATAGTCAAGTCAAGCTCAG GAGACTACCTGCTGTTCTGTAAGGGGGCAGACTCCTCCATTTTTCCACGGGTGGTGTCTGGAAAGGTGGAACAAGTAAAAGCCCGGGTGGAACAGAATGCTGTA GAGGGGCTGCGGACTCTGTGCGTCGCCTATCGAAGGTTGTCGGAGTCCGAATATGCAGAAGCGTGTCATCACCTGACGGAAGCCAAGCTGGCCCTGCAGGACAGGGAGCAGAGGCTGGCGCAGGCCTATGACATCATCGAGAGGGATTTTGTCCTTTTAGGCGCCACAGCGGTGGAGGACAG GCTGCAGGAGAAAGCTGCAGACACCATCGAGTCGCTGCACAAGGCCGGGATGAAAGTCTGGGTCCTGACAGGGGACAAGATGGAGACGGCGGCGGCGACCTGCTACGCCAGCAAGCTGTTCCGTCGCAGCACCCAGATCCTGGAGCTGACCAAGAAacgaacagaggagcagagtcTGCACGATGTTCTGTTCGAACTAAACAGGACTGTTCTCAGACAACGCTCGATTTCTGG GTTGTCGGTAGACTGCCTCGACTTCGGTCTCATAATCGACGGGGCGACTCTTTCTGCAGTGTTAAAGCCCAACCAGGAGAGCGCCGGTCACGGCAACTACAGAGAGATCTTTCTAGAGATCTGTCGCAACTGCAGCGCCGTGCTCTGCTGCCGCATGGCGCCGCTGCAGAAAGCACAG ATTGTGAAGCTAATAAAAGCTTCCAAGGAGCACCCCATAACCCTCGCCATCGGTGATGGAGCTAATGATGTCAGTATGATCTTGGAAGCACACGTGGGCATTG GCATCATGGGGAAAGAAGGCCGACAGGCAGCAAGAAATAGCGACTATGCCATCCCAAAGTTTAAACACTTGAAGAAGATGCTACTTGTTCACGGCCACTACTACTACATCCGAATTGCTGAGCTTGTTCAGTACTTCTTCTACAAG AATGTATGCTTCATCTTTCCTCAGTTCCTGTATCAATTCTTCTGCGGGTTTTCCCAGCAG CCGCTGTACGACACCGCGTATCTGACGCTGTACAACATCAGCTTCACGTCCCTCCCCATCCTCCTGTACAGCCTGGTTGAGCAGCACGTCACCATGGAGACGCTGAAGAGGGAGCCCTCCTTGTACAG gGACATTGCGAAGAACTCCCTCCTCCGCTGGCCTGTCTTCCTCTACTGGACGTGTCTGGGTGTGTTTGACGCTGTTATCTTCTTCTTTGGTGCCTATTTCCTCTTTGACAACACCACATTCACCAGCAACGGCCAG ctTATGACCACCAACACACAGATG ATGTTTGGAAACTGGACGTTTGGGACTCTCGTCTTTACTGTGCTGGTGTTCACTGTTACGCTCAAG cTTGCCTTGGATACACACCACTGGACCTGGATCAATCACTTTGTCATCTGGGGCTCACTACTTTTCTATgttattttctctcttctctgggGCGGCATCATTTG GCCCTTCCTGAACTACCAGAGGATGTACTACGTGTTTATGCAGATGCTGTCCAGCGGCCCGGCCTGGCTCAGCATCATCCTCCTTATTACAGTCAGCTTGCTGCCAGATGTCATCAAGAAGGTCCTCTGCAGGGCCATGTGTCCCACAGCCACCGAGCGTGCACAG GATGAAGAGAAGCTGTTGCCGGGCAGCGCAGCAGAGCTGAGTCCACTGTCCTTTCGTCGATCCTGCAAAGGCATGAGCACGGACTCGTCTCACCTCCACCTGAGCGCCGTGGACACGCTGTCGCTCCGCAGGTCTGACCCTCTTCCTCACAAACTGCTGGCCCACCTGGCTGAAGGCGGAGGGGCGGACTTGTGCTCCCTCAGCCCCTGCATGTTCCGTCTCTCAGGGGCAGGATTCGCCTACTACGCTCCAGGGCCGGAGACCTCGGTGTGA